One Ranitomeya variabilis isolate aRanVar5 chromosome 4, aRanVar5.hap1, whole genome shotgun sequence genomic window, cgagccccctccaaaagatgtctccactctgagaaggccaacttcattgctagcaactccctgtccctgatggaataattcctctccgctgttatgaaggtcttggagaagaagaagcaaggatgcttccaaccttgagcattcttttggaaggggactgctccagaaccaacggatgaggcatccacctccaatataaacggcttatcaacatcaggatgatgtaggatgggagcgctagcaaaatgagacttaatagaagtgaaaaccttggagacctcttcagaccacaatttgggatttgctcccttcttggtgaggactaccaagggagctaccaaagttgagaagtggggaataaacTGGTGATAGCAATTAATGAAccccaccactttaagagaatggggttcttgccagtccataacagcctgtagtttggcaggatccatagccagtccctgggcggagatgatatagcccaggaaaggtaaagactcctgctcaaacatacatttctcctactttgcatagagggaatttgcccgtaagaggttgaagactctgcaaacatctctccggtgggagtcaatatctggagagatgagaatatcatccagacagactacgaccaaggtggagagcatatcctggaagatatcgttaacaaagtcttggaaaacggctggggcattacagagcccgaagggcatcaccagatattcatagtgcccatccctggtattaaaagccatcttccattcgttcccctcacggatgtgaatcaggttataagcacccagcagatctaatttggtaaatacacttgctccccatagcctttcaaggagctcagaaatcaggagcaacgggtacttattcttaatggtgatggcgttaagacccctgtaatctatgcatggatgtaattctccgttcttattctgcacgaagaagaactgagcccctgcaggtgacactgacttcctaatgaaccctcttgccaaattctcctggatgtattgggacatagcctccgtttctgggagagagaggggatagacccatccccaaggaggttctgctccaggcatgagatcaataggacagtcatagcggtggtgaggcggaagggtctccacagcctttttggagaatacGTTTGCATAggtccaatagcacttgggaagggaagtaagatctgcgggtatctctgtagtggtaacctgaacacactcccttacacatctgcccttacatgattcactccaacccaatatcctcccagaggtcaactcaatatgtggggagtggaaatggagccagggtattcccagcagaaactCGTCCATTCCCTTGGGAATGACAAGAagcgatataatctcctgatgggaaggggacatggataatgtgaaagggatagtctgatgtgtgatttgtgagggcagtgtcgacccaatcACTACTCGAAcaatcaccggtttggcgagcatcaccagaggtattgcgtgacggtgagcaaaggcagaggacatgaaattcccctctgctcctaaATCCACACAAAtctcgactgttagagtggatgagcctaaagtgattgtccctttaaaggacagcttggaggaaaatgccgctgtgtctagtgaactccTCCAATGGTTTTCCCGACTgctgtggacatttattagcataatgtcctaactgttggcaaatattacaaaccacAGGTACTCGagtggcccgggacttaggtcctgcttgagaaacctccatggcctcataggagTCGGACGCCTGAATGGATGAATttagaggtctggcaaaggtggtagCCAGCCGgaacctttgcctacactgggcccgctctaacctccgctcattaaaatggaggtcgatgcgaGTAGATATTGTAATGGGCTCCCTGGCGGGAATCTTCCTTGTGGCCAAGGCATTCTTcacatgatctgccagtcctttctAGAAcagcggaataaggactttatccagccactcaagatctgagaccagagtccggaactggatggcgaactggctgaccatggacgaaccctgtgttattgccaacagttggagcgccgtattgtGGGTGACATAAGATCCaagaaagacctgcttcagagagtccaggaagagaggagcactctgcaccacacgatcattgcactcccacagcggcattgcccactccaacgccctgcccgataaaagggaaaagataaaacccactttcgcccgttccgtaggaaagcgtgcagccagaagctctagatgtatggagcactgactcacaaataaccaacattgcttactgtcacaagcaaacttgtctggaagtgggagacaGGATAAAGTCGGAgccggggtggcagaggacaaactggctgcagccacactagcagcctgaaaagcgactgcggtaacatccacagctgaggttgtgcaatcTAGAGCtgtcaacctaccctccagctgctggatgtaccactgtagatgctgatcgtccaccatttactagccagaccctggtgctagcatTCTgtaagggctagcggaacgcaccgagtaaattgctgaagttattggtgcgtttgcagtccgggatccactgtgcaggaggaacctgctgctagcaaatggcactatatgatggtataagcgaactctgttacttcacagagtctccgacaaaagaaagcactgtgccctgttagactcacaggagtacacagctaactgctgagcacatagcagtcagtggtcttgcacacacacaatctcctcaccagaggtgctgatattctagggcttatttcagctgggaccctaaatacatacacacaagaccacactggtgcaaagcacatagcatagattgatactagcgcatggccgtgcagtcatgcgaaccttttatagctgcagcaactacaggacattcccagaaggaccaatgggaggctgccacagaacttgagcaacttcaggaccttcctagaggaccaatgggagttgctgcagtacctgagcatgtgacccttgatctccgatgagagatcttaccctgggcatgctcagaaggggaaaagtaggacttagtcccaaagacgtctgctcgccgctgaccagtactggctacaatggcagaagctggaaaggcagcagtaaccctttgcacagtgtcagactgagtgagacgctgggaccgatgcctcTGCTGAGCGGGCTCCACTGCGGcatgagaagaatgggagaccgcagtggagatggctcgagattccccctgtgcagaggcggcaactcgacccctaacacacagagGCTCCTTCATCAGGCAGGTTTAAAGGAATCACTCCAATATTACTTTTGGCTTTTTTTCATAAAATTATTTGCATAGATTTTTGTGGCTAACACAATAcaacaatataattttttattgcacACCATACATTAGCATGAACACTCTGTATGTTGCCATTTAAGAGAATGGGAGCAGTAAATAGAGGAAGCGTCAGAAGATCTGTTCTACAGGAGATGCCAGGTCACTGTTGTGTTTCTTTATGACTATATAAAAATAGATCTAGACAGAATTTATGTATTAAACTTCAAGTCACTACATTACAATCAAAGAGGAAGTCTGACAATGGCTTCAATGAGAAGCCTATTTGGAAtacattcctgtaataatgtcacattctgggccccatcctgtaataatctcCTCCTCTGATCTCTATTCTGTGATAATGTCCTCTGTATTggctcccatcctgtaataatgtcccccattctagcCCTCATCTTGTAATAATGTTTTCCACACTGGCCCCATCCGGTATTAATGGATTTTGTAAGTGTATGCCATTCCTTATTTATTGTGTAATTTCATTTAGTGAAAAATACAATCTGGAAATTACCAGTGGTTGTCACTATTGCACTGACTACACATAGATAAAAAAACGGAAGTAGTTACAATAAAATTTTGATAGAAAGATTTGAAGAGATTGTTAGTCATGTGAAAATATTTCTAAATAAAGGCTGCTCTCAGTAAAGATTAAGAAACTGAATTACAGATATGACATATATGATAGGAGAATGCATCTGGACTTACAGAGACGGAGAAGCCATCTATAAAAACAGAAGAGAGGAAGACTCCGGTAGGTATATTGACGATTATTGCAATTGTGTAATATAAAGTTGTACCAATTCTCTGTTATATATGGCTATAAGAAATGTTAGTAACTTTAATAAGAATGTAATTTACTAAACAAtttgcaactgttaattttaaacacATAGTAGGAAAAAATTATCATCTCTATTTAGTCAAAGAAACCTCAAACTGCAACAGCtcaaaatggaatagaaaacaatcAACTGCAGCAACTTCGTGATACATGGGCAGGGTCTTTCCAAATGTAACACTCCATTTATTTGTGTTTCTTTAGTCTCTTAAAGAACTTCTTCCCAACTTGTTAGAAGAGTTGCTGTGACAAAAAACAGACTAAGGGTAATCTCGCCTCCAAAAACTAAGAATTCCTCGTTAGGATATCAAACCTGTGTCTtgtaaattagacaacaacttaaaTACAATTAGGTTTGTGCTATTATTGGACCATTTAATAGAATTCACCTGTACACATATAAAATACTACATTGTATTTTTTTGGAATCAATGTTTTTGAAAATGTGTAATTTATAACATTGGtcttaccttaaagggaacctgtcacccccaaaatcgaaggtgagctaagcccaccggcatcaggggcttatctacagcattctggaatgttgtagataagcccccgatgtatcctgaaagatgagaaaaagaggttagattatactcacccaggggcggtcccgctgcagtccggtccggtccagcgcctcccatcctcttacgatgacgtcctctttttgtcttcacgctgcggctctggtgcaggcgtactttgtctgccctgttgagggcagagcaaagtactgcagtgcacaggctccgggaaaggtcagagaggcctggcgcctgcgcactgcatgatcatgttgtcatgattaagggagcttagtctccagaaacgcgttgagattcttacccatatggttcgtgctgaagtctgtatcctccatgtttaaagtttgtgaataaagaaaactcttttttacggattcgatgaagctggacattctcttcttttttggactttctaCGCCTGGACATAGCGGGTCCATGCTCCCGAGGTTAGGTTTATGCataacgggtgagctggtttatattccttctttctaagccatttttttttacaaactttagaattttttcaccatttaaataaaaaagaacttaaacatgtttggtgtctatgaactcgtaatagcaaatagatcaatggctgcactcaaaatttactgtgctaaaacaaggaaaatgtgcaatatatgaaatgtgaatagcataatggctagggaaatttatgaaacaacacatgagatttttagcacaatatttggccaaacgttgtaagcccatccaccaaacgtcaaggtaatctcagatcggatgggtaactgagctgactgcctagtgtgaacacttacctatggctaataacatggtaaagcctgcttttatagggagctcagaaccaactgtgtatggatgtaattaaaatgacagcatggtgaagggcgaggcgttcaagccagaaaaatagtatatactaaatataagaaaactgactgaacaacaatataatctgaactggtgcatagccaaaaaaagtcatatagcaaatagatcaatggctgcactcaaaatttactgtgctaaaacaaggaaaatgtgcaatatatgaaatgtgaatagcataatggctagggaaatttatgaaacaacacatgagatttttagcacaatagttcagattatattgttgttcagtcagttttcttatatttagtatatgaacttgtaatgacctggaaaatcataatggcaggtcagttttagcatttagtgagcatagtaaaaaaaaacactttttttttgcaattttagagcacttggatttttttccccattttcttttgACCTTTTATGTGATTTCTCAGAAAAGTAATCATGTGACATGTCATGTGATATATTGAGTGCTGTGGGATGTCCAAGCCCTCTACACTACCTGGGTTCATAGTTACTCTTAATCCATCCCTGCTTCAATTAAAGCAatcatcacagtaaaaaaaaataatcgtGAGTCAACAAAGAAAAATTAGCAAAGAGGAGAAAATAATTAGAGAGAATTTCATATTCCAGGAATTGATTTTGTTAAACAATTCTGTAAGGCAGAATTTTATATAATTTTCACAACAATTTTTTTTCCAAACTATTTCGGAGTCAACTGTTATCCTGTCAATTTCTTACAGGGCATTGACAGTAGAAAACGTCCGTCATACAAAATGACACTTTAATCTTaatctatttttaattttatttttcagaaaaaatacacaaaaatattcCTGGCATCTATAACAAAGAAAGAAAATAATGGCGAACGTAACACATTTAATTTCTCTGGAGAATGAAACAGATTTGGATTATGCATATGATTATGAAAACTATACCAGCAGTAACCAAGATAAATCTATCCCCTTTGAGCTCATTTGCTTTGTGGCGATCAGCTCAGTGTTTTGTTTGCTTGGAACCATTGGAAACGGTCTTGTCATCTGGTTCGGCTtcttcaagatgaaaaaaacagtcAACGTCGTGTGGTTCATCAGCTTGGCCATCGCTGATTTCTTCTTTGCATCATTATATTCTGTGAATATCATACAACGAATATTAACAAATTGGTCAACATTTTTGTGTAAGTTAATGCGTTTACTTTTTTTCCTTAACACGTCAGTCAGTGTCCTCCAGCTCACGGTCATCAGTGTAGACCGATGCATCTGTGTCTTGTTCCCGGTATGGTGTCATAACCACCGAAGACCAAGATTGGCTTTGATCATTTCCCTACTCATTTGGCTATTTTCATTTTCTCTGGCTACACCCAACATAATATATGCAGACGCGATAAAAATCTACAAAGGAACACTTTGCATTTTTGACATGGATAAGTCTATTTTCATAAAAAAGACCGTTTTGGGCTTTGTTTTCTACTTCCTACTCCCTTTCATAATCATTGTCATCTGTTATATCGTGATTGTCTTGCACATGAGAAGGAAAAGCATCTTCACATCTTCTAAACCTTTTAAATCCATGGcagccatcatcattgccttctttATCTGCTGGTTTCCCAGTTACTTAATTTCCTTTTTCTGGATATTTGGATCAATTAGTAGTCATTTTTATGTCATGTATTATGGAAATTATATAGCCATTGTCCTAATAATCATGAATTCTTGCATTAACCCCATCCTCTACGTCTTCATTGGTCGAGATTTCAAGGAAAAATGTTGCGGCTCATTCCAGGTTACGTTTGAGAAGGCGTTTCTTGAAGACGAGGAGAAGGCAGATTGTGAGACTCAAGAAGGGAATATAGCTCTTACAAGGACCCATGCAGATGACAAATAAGAAGTAGGGATAAGCGGATCTGTGGAAGTTCTGGTTGGATTGGAAGTTGGGTTCTGGTACTAAACCGAACTTTACTTTAAAATTCTAATCGGGCACCAGAATTGTACCAGAACTTCtaaacccaaaccccattgaaaaccatgAGGCCCCAAACCTTTGGAGGTGAAATACTCTTTTTCTCCTTTCCCCAAAATGCCCAAAATTAAAATGGACTTTAGGGATAAGTCCAAGTTGGgcgtttagcaccggacactaaaGGTCCTGTACGATCACCGATTTTTTAAGTTCCTATTGACTCATCTCTAATAAGAAGTTTTACAATGACATGAATTATACTATGACTTTGGATAATATGTAGATTTTTAAGTTATAGTTACTTTTTTGCGCTTTTGTATTGTCATTAGTCATTTACCAGTAAAAAAGAAAACTGCATCAGATATATTCAGTGATAAAGTTAATCAATTATATTTACTTTTgcttgtataaaataaataatattttaaaaatgacATTGTTCTATTCAATTTACAGGTTTTCAATAATATTCATGATAGTAATACTCCTTGGTGTTTTTTTTACTAatactttttgctgtttttttttacttaaataataaatatatacaattttttttcaaAGCTCCTCTCTAATGATGACCACATGAAGGTTCAACTCAACTTGGATGTGGTCTTTGCTGAGAAATCACAACCGAGGAGTTGAGAAAAAAAGACAGATACAAGAGTTACAATCTTCTCATTAGAATCAGGCCTAGTTTGATACTTTCCTTCTTCTACAGATATAGCATCTGCCAAACAAATGGTCATAGTTCCAAAAATGTTCGTTTGAGTGACAGAAGATTTGTATACAAAGGAAACGTGAGCAGTAAGGCGGTTATaagcatttttatttatattttatcttTGATGGCCCTTCACggttcctcaaaatggaggccaTCATCAGTCTCCATATTGTTGAATCTGCATGGAAGAAACTTACAAATAATCCACATTTTTTCAAGTGCACATTTTTGTAATATTCGAGTAGAATTCAATCCACTTgaatattaccgtattttccggcgtataagacaactttttaacccctgaaaatcttcttaaaagtcgggggtcgtcttatacgctggtatcgtcttgtacgccgggtgtatatggtgggtggtcccgatgacgaagagggggcgtctcacaggaaagtgtgagtggagtatgccccattacctcattgtagctgcagcatcagcgtggggtgctggggagcggcggcggctgctcctctttgtgccacgtgggtgctgtggggcggcggctcctcttcgtgcagcgtcggggctctgtgctgtggggcggcggcgtatcttcatgcagagtcagtcggggctcctccggcatcttctcaaagcccggaggccctggcagctccattgctgcgatgcggtggcctccgagaaaatggtcgctgggggcggcgcatgctcagattcagatctcgtcccgaggagccccgactgactctgcTTATATTATTCTACCTGGAGGAAATAAAAATTGACTACAAAGCCTATAGTTCCAATAGTACCGCTATGTTTCAATAAATAATATTGAGTATGGTGATAGCAATAATGCCCCCTTTATGCCCTGCACAGCAATATTACCTTTGTTTTGTGCCCCCTTACAAAACAATGCCCCATCTGTGCCCTTACAGAGAAATGATGTTCCTTCTATCCTTCCTCAAAGTAATAATACTCTGTTGTGCTCCCCTATAATTAATTATACATCAACATATAGAAAGAATGTCCCCCTGCactgactaataataataataataataataatgataacctTTTACCTTTCTATAATAATAAAAATGCCATCCCATGAATTCTTTTAGTAATACCCCTGTGCTTCCCTATAACGATATGACCCCCCAAGGGTAAAGAAAAAGGTAAAAACTGCCTCACTGTGTAATATGTGGAGAAACCGCTCAAATCCAAAACCACTTCAATCCGATGAGACCGTTGACCATCGGTGTTGGTCATGCAATAGAAGTAGGTCGAGATTGGAAAGGTCTACATAAAAATATTAAATGTTTTATTCCATTTTGATTAAAAAGGATTAAACATATCCATGATAGGAGGACATGAAGTTactctgatgtacttctggcgttgccACCCTTAGTCATAAAGTAAAGCAAGGAGTCATGAGATATCCTATTTAAAAAGACAACCTCCCATAACAAAGAATGTAATTCATGACATGtgcttgaaaaaaaaatatatgcacATGCATATAACATAAAAAAACAGCAAATGAACAATACAAATGCATCAGTATATGGATACTAATATATAAGCATGATGACGTTTCTAAAATTCATGCTTTTCGACTGTTTTGTGTCCAATTTGAATATCCTAAATGTTTCT contains:
- the LOC143768671 gene encoding chemerin-like receptor 1 — its product is MANVTHLISLENETDLDYAYDYENYTSSNQDKSIPFELICFVAISSVFCLLGTIGNGLVIWFGFFKMKKTVNVVWFISLAIADFFFASLYSVNIIQRILTNWSTFLCKLMRLLFFLNTSVSVLQLTVISVDRCICVLFPVWCHNHRRPRLALIISLLIWLFSFSLATPNIIYADAIKIYKGTLCIFDMDKSIFIKKTVLGFVFYFLLPFIIIVICYIVIVLHMRRKSIFTSSKPFKSMAAIIIAFFICWFPSYLISFFWIFGSISSHFYVMYYGNYIAIVLIIMNSCINPILYVFIGRDFKEKCCGSFQVTFEKAFLEDEEKADCETQEGNIALTRTHADDK